In a single window of the Nicotiana tomentosiformis chromosome 10, ASM39032v3, whole genome shotgun sequence genome:
- the LOC138899778 gene encoding uncharacterized protein: MVVNGCLAYLAFVRDVGIDTPTVESVLVVTDFPDIFPVDVPVMPPDRDIDFGIDLLRSQEEHEQHLRFVLQTLREKKLYANFSKSEIYICNIVDLHGVLVSIISDWGTYFWRVVQGDLGTRVELSTTFHPQKDGQSDCTIQILEDMLRAWFEMGEARLLGTDLVWDALEKVKLIQDRIGTAQFRQKSYVDQKFWDVAYMMYYGDSSHVLDFSTVQLDVDLTYDVEPMAILDRQVQKLRSKKIASVKVQ, encoded by the exons atggttgtgaatggatgtttggcatatttggcctttgtgagggatgttggtattgatactcctaccgttgagtctgTTTTAGTAGTGACAGACTTTCCAGATATATTTCCTGTAGACGTGCCAgtcatgccacccgatagggacattgattttggtattgacttg TTAcgcagccaggaggagcatgagcagcatctgaggtTTGTACTAcaaaccttgagggagaagaagctttatgctaatttctctaagt CTGAGATCTATATCTGTAATATTGTTGATCTTCATGGTGTGTTGGTGTCCATTATTTCCGATTGGGGCACGtatttttggagagtagtgcaagGAGAtttgggcacacgggttgagttgagtacaacattccacccccagaaggacggacagtctgattgcaccattcagatcttggaggatatgctacgcgcttggtTTGAAatgggagaggctaggttgttgggtactgatttggtttgggatgccttagagaaagtcaagttgatacAAGATCGTATTGGTACGGCACAGTTTAGACAGAAAAGCTACGTTGATCAAAAGTTTTgggatgttgcatatatg ATGTATTATGGTGattcgtctcatgttttggatttcagcacggttcaattAGATgtggatttgacttatgatgtggagccgatggccattttagatcggcaggttcaaaagctgagatcaaagaaaatagcttcagtgaaagttcagtga